From Malassezia restricta chromosome VIII, complete sequence, the proteins below share one genomic window:
- a CDS encoding universal stress protein, whose protein sequence is MSFYASDADDTSIHGRRGHHLRVGSFSRLGLGGRHSVSRRSSVDPNADDDNSVHVVVNADDDESVLSSDDESVMFSNEPEDAEEDEILFDDSTIQNTRANAQMLYGAPSQSHITNYEDEDLLDPAADEFQTAPNIVYARSEKELMEQRTLLIKNGLPATQPGRPPLVTHGPVLEPHQCTVRMTYGDYEGCARQSKRPKRYIVASDSSEGSQYAINWATGTVLRDGDEMLVVSVMDADAKGEQYTEDTAPPNLAPPSRALQDMAIFLCHQVFVLLQRTQLGVRIACQAVHSTNARHMLLDIADFYSPTMVIVGSRGVDGIRGMLGSMSHYLVQKCSVPVMVCHNKLQLPRLPRGKADVVNNVRKRHMRLDQAAVEKLSSRPEPQDEEEEGEHVQADREQREQRDSERMERLNRESLARRSTLSE, encoded by the coding sequence ATGTCGTTCTATGCCTCGGATGCCGACGATACCAGCAtccatggccgccgcggTCATCATCTCCGCGTTGGCTCTTTCAGTAGACTGGGCCTGGGTGGTCGTCACTCGGTGAGCCGTCGGTCGTCTGTCGATCCCAATGCGGACGACGACAATAGCGTGCACGTCGTTGTGAacgcggacgacgacgagagTGTGCTTTCGTCAGACGACGAATCGGTCATGTTTAGCAACGAGCCAGAGGATGCGGAGGAGGATGAGATTCTGTTCGACGACTCGACGATTCAAAATACGAGGGCCAACGCCCAAATGTTGTATGGCGCACCGAGCCAGTCCCACATCACGAACTATGAAGACGAGGACTTGCTCGACCCTGCGGCGGACGAGTTCCAGACAGCGCCCAACATTGTGTATGCACGCAGCGAAAAGGAGCTGATggagcagcgcacgctACTGATCAAAAACGGTCTGCcggcgacgcagcctggGCGCCCTCCGCTCGTGACCCATGGCCCGGTGCTCGAGCCGCATCAGTGCACGGTGCGTATGACGTATGGCGACTATGAGGGATGTGCGCGGCAGTCCAAGCGGCCTAAGCGGTACATTGTCGCGAGTGACAGCAGCGAGGGATCACAATATGCGATCAACTGGGCCACCGGCACCGTCCTGCGTGATGGCGACGAGATGCTGGTCGTGTCGGTGATGGACGCGGACGCGAAGGGCGAGCAGTACACGGAAGACACGGCTCCGCCGAACCTTGCGCCTCCGAGCCGGGCCTTGCAGGACATGGCCATCTTTTTGTGTCACCAGGTGTTTGTGCTtctgcagcgcacgcagctcggcgtgcgcatTGCCTGCCAGGCTGTGCACTCGACGAATGCGCGCCACATGCTGCTTGACATTGCCGACTTTTATTCGCCGACGATGGTGATCGTCGGGAGTCGCGGCGTGGATGGCATacgcggcatgctcggcagcatGAGCCATTACCTCGTGCAAAAGTGCTCGGTACCTGTCATGGTGTGTCATAACAAGCTGCAActgccgcgcctgcctCGAGGCAAGGCAGATGTGGTCAACAATGTGCGcaagcggcacatgcgtcTCGACCAGGCGGCCGTGGAAAAGCTGAGCAGCCGCCCGGAGCCAcaggacgaagaagaggagggCGAACATGTCCAGGCCGATCGCGAgcagcgtgagcagcgcgactCGGAGCGCATGGAACGTTTGAACCGCGAGAGtctggcacgccgctcgacgTTGTCTGAGTAG